The Carassius auratus strain Wakin chromosome 19, ASM336829v1, whole genome shotgun sequence genomic sequence TAGAGAAAAGGCAAAAAAGAATTGCATGGAATAGTACTGTATGTACGGATGCCACTTTTAATATCACCTTTTTAATGAATGTCCACTGATGTATGAAATTACAAAGAAAGGTGTGAGATGACATGGTATGCATGTGTTGCATGTTCACAGTATGTACTGTACTGAATGTGCATGCTCATGTGTGTCATGTCACGCTGTAGGGGATCATGGCTGTTTCCTGTGGGAGAATGGCAGGTCGGAGGTGAGAGGTCAGTGTCTAAGGGTCACAGTGAGCTAGAATGAGGTCAGACTCGGGGCAACTGCTTTTCAATGAATTCCTTCACAGCAGACATCTCCTGAAAAGCCAATCAGAGAGTGGTATGGGTGTTAGTAGTAGCATGAAAGAATAATACAGTTTTACTGTAACCACTGTACTGaagctaaaataatattttgcatgatTTCAGTTCAGAACTCATCCCGTTATTAGTTTACATGAAGTGTCCTATGGAAGCTTGCTTCTAACTAAATCTAGACAGTTCTTTGCAATATTTACATTACACTTTTagggaattcttttttttttttcttgagcacctaatcagcttattagaaaAATGTGACACTAAATACTGGAGTAACAGCTGCTAAATgatcagctttgccaacacaggaacaaatttcattttaaaatacatataaacagaaaatagttattttaaattgtactaatatttcacaatattactgttttttgatcaaataaatgcagcccaaAAAGAAGTTAAAAAGTAGTGTAGTAATACAGTAGGAATGAAAAAAAACTGCCAATCAAAATATAGGTAGGTCTAAAAGAATTCtggttttgttgatgtttttttgtgtgtgttggggggtaAACATGGTAAAACATGTTAAATTTAGGCTTCTGTGAGGATAACGGATGAGTCTCACCTGAGGACAGGAGCTATGCACGAGACCCGGGTAGGTGCGGAAGGTGACCTTCTGTGGAGAAACGATGTTCTTGAGCTTCTCTGCCGTCAAGGCCCCAAACTGCACCGGGATCATGGGATCCATCTCGCCATGACACTGCAGAATGGGAGTGTCCTTGTTTGCACTCCCACTTGCAGCCTAATGGATACAAAAAAGCAGATCCATATTGACTGACATACCGATTTACATAAACACATATTTACCCTCGCAAAAACTCACTGCTGACATTTTGTACCTGTGGGAAAGTCTTGTGAAGTGGAAGCCAACAACTAAGTCCAACTACGGCCGCTAGTTTCTGCTGAGAGGTCAGAGCggtgtagagagagagagctccacCCTGAAGAATACAGGCAACAAAAGAGGAAGTGAAAAGCACCTGCCACGTCAGCCATTTGAGTGATAGTACAAACTTTCAGGATGGATTACTTACCTGAGAGAAGCCACCAAGAATGATACGACTGGATGGGATACCATTCTTTATCTCGTGATCAATGATGGCCTTTACTATTGAAGAAAAAGAGTGGTCAACACTTAGTGCCACATAATCAAATTTCCACATACAACAATATTCTCTGGTAAGAAGTGTCTCATGAACGTGACATGTTTCTTCATGAGGTTTCACAATTGATGACACAGTCTAGAGCTAATTTTTGGAGGCTTGTTAGTGATGTGGAAAGCTGTACTCAGGAAGCTGTCCCAATGTGCATGTttgtacaaaaacacattttgctcACTGTTCTCTGCTGCTTTCTTAATCCCTGCTTCATCCTCCGGTGATCCTGGGCTTAAGCCCATCAGATCAAacctgaaaagaaaaacattatacaAGAATTAAGGGAGAAATCCAATGGTCCAGTAGTGAAAATGcctttatttagcattttattaataaaattttcctatattatattatatcaaaaggacaacacatatacatatatatatatatatatatatataaatctttactgtcacttgtaATCAATAATGCATctttagttttcatttcattcaaaaatctttctgactgaacagtagtgtatattttattaaaatatttgttataaattaATAACTATAACAATTTGAGTAAcatgacaaattaaaattaatttctaaatgttttgtttgtcccTCTTTGCTTTGACCACAGGTATGTAACATATGACCATGTGTACAAAGAGCCacatacattttctttgttttacatttttcaaaaacttaggcatttatttattttctggttTAAATTACCACcgcacttttatttttaacatactatattttaatattatctaAAGCAGAGGAAACTTACCATGAAGGCATAGTCATCTTCATGTTGAGTGTTACAGGGATTCGGGGTCTAGAGTCAAAGTATGATGGGCTTATGGTCAATAAATTACAAAGTAAATCAAGTGATACTAACATTTTTGTACTGCATAACAATCAACACATCAAAAAACTATTTCCCAGGTTTTGACTTACGCGTGCGGGCAGATGTATTTGATGTATGGCAGTCGAATAGATGTCATGGCATCAGCCCAGCCGTGTCTGTAATAAGTAACACCACAGGGTTATTTCTACACCAGGCCAGGGGGTATTAAAAGATCCTGCAACAGGCAAGTAATAAACAGAACGTACCCTGTGTCGCCCAAGCCATGAAGGAAGATCACCTGTGAAGTTTACAGAATATGATGTGAAACTTATCTCTGCACAGCCAAAAAGAGGCCAGATTTCCTGTCTGATGCTGACTTTGtggttattttatataaagttaCTATCTCAATAGCAATCTTCAGCTTTTTTATAAATCGATTTGCCCTTTTCTTCCAAAAGAGATGGCAGCAGGCAGCCTTTTTGAGGATTTGGACTGTAAATGTGAATCTGAGGAACCGTATAGGTTGTATGTTGACTATTAAAAGAATGAActttgtcatcatttagtcaccctcatgtcgttccaaacctaaaAGACTTAAGTTAATCTTTGAGAGACAAATTAAGACCTTTTTAATAAAACCTGAGAGGTATATCTCTGTTTTAAAGACTAGGTAACCAAAACTTAGAAGATCTAAGAAAGTCATAGGCATagtaaaataaatccatatgaaTAAAACTGTTTAAGCCAAGTCTTGTGAAGAGACATGATTGCTTGATATGATGATCAGATCTAACAtattcacacataaacacacatatataatgcacattacacatTATAAACACAGATTTCTGTGCATGTCTTGTCACCAGAACAAACCTTATAGCTTTTCTTGCAAAATGCAGCAAGTGTGAGCTTCCAATATGATATACACTTCATTTGAGATGCCTTTATGATCTAAATCTTCAAATCTCTTCTTCTGAATCTATTGGTTACCTGGTCTTTCAATAGAGGGACAGAAACCTCTCAGATTTTTATTAAATCTATCTTactttgtgttttgaaaatgaaccaaagttttatttactcacaacaaaAGGTGTAGTTAAATTACTTTTCATGATTAGGTGAACTATTtaagaaaacttaaaataactgatttggtTTATTTGGAGGCTGGCCTGTGCAATGCTGATGAATAAACTGGACAAGATTAGCATTAGTTAATGATTTGACTGGTCTctcaccacagccgtttccttcTCCGTCCCAGGCACGGTCACGGCTTCAGAGAGCAGAGGTACAGACATGTTGTTGCCACACATACAATGTGAGGAGTGCTTTTAGGAAAATACAGAGACAAAATGTTCAAATTTAACCAGTACAAcatgtttattcaaaataaaaaggcCCAGGCAATAAGTGTTGGATACGAACCAGACGATTTTAGAAAGAAACGGTCAGCAGGCTGCAGAATGATTAACAAAAGTTGGTTTAATTACCAGTGTTTCTTACTAAAGTCATGTCAACCACCAATTCATGCCCATCTAAAGCTAAAAGTGCTCTATTGCACCTGTAGAGCATCTAGATGTGAAAAAGAAAGAGCACTTTGGAAGGTAATGTAAAAATGACAGGGTGATTTAACCTACTGGATAAGCGCTGACGCTTATGTTAATCATACAGACAGAGGTTGATTTTCTGCTGGTGGCTGTGCGGATCACAAGTTTGTACTTGCAGACATCTGCTTAATAGGAGTTCTCAGAAAATTGTTTCTAATGCTGCCCAAAATCAAAACCACGGGTCCTGTTTTCCTGGAATCACATGACAGTCCTAAGACATTGAATCTTGACAGCTACATGAGGAAAAACACTCCAGTTTAATGATTTCATTGGTCTTTGAGTGGCCTGGGGGACGGAACAGAGTTTAAGCCTGAAGTGTTTCAACACTTCAATGAACTCCATGTGCCAGACTGGTTTTATGGGTCAGTCTGCTTTTAGTACTGCACATGTTATCAAATACTTCCATCAAATCATCTGCATTCTCCAATGAATACtagaaaaatacacttttttttaaagaaagtgcaTGGTCTCCATATGCATTTGATTACACCATGatttatatacattaataaatgacagtaTTGATAATCTCTAATGCGCCAGTGCGATAATCGTCCTCACGAATTCTGCTATGAATACCACGATCATATTCAAAAAAAGAATGGGAAGAAAGGGatgggcagaaaaaaaaaaaacaagagaaatgGGCGAAGCttaactaattttttttaaccCGGCGGAATCAAGGACAGGGTTCATGTATAAATAAAGCCACCAGGTCGATTCAATAATACTCGAGCGACATTATCGCAGTTAGGCAGCTTAATCCTGTTTCGCCTGTATGATTGTCACAATGAATCCACAGCCTCGTCGATGGAGCTATCTGGCTCTCCGACACCCCCGCGAATAATCCCACAATTACGCTACTCAACAACAAGCTAGCGCCTATGTAGCTAGCGATAAAGCCAAGGTCAGGGAGTAGATACAAATTTAGGGTTCAACCaggaaaaaaaacagacataaaacagCGGCCCACTGTTACAAATGTATTGACTCACCGCTTGCTATCCCAGGTCACAACGGAACTTCCGCTCCTTCTGCCGGAGGGGCGGAGTCATGGCGCTGTGACGTCATCGTATTTGTTCAACCCTAGACTGTGGTTGAACCGCGTGAGCTTGATTCAATACTCTAAACATTTTTAGGTAGCAATctgtaaataatacattattttgttaTCGTAAGTCtacaatgtaatgcaaaattttaattttctgaATTGCGTATTTTGTACAATcacaaaaaagtttaaaaagactttAGAAGATAATTTTTgtcacttaatttttatttattcattattttttttaatctatgaaACACCTACCACAACAGAccgcattttatatatatatatatatatatatatatatatatatatatatatatattaaaattgtctATTATTTAGCCCATCACACACCAACTACATGACTTTCTTTGACATCTGGGCCCATCTGAATCACACCTTTTAAGTCAAGAAAACCGTTAGTTATATAAAACATCTAAGCGTTTTCTGCAGTGGTTAATTgcattacagcaaaaaaaaaaaaaaaagattaaataattatgatacagTGAAGAGCAATAGATTCTTAGCGATGGATGCTCAAAATGTTTGTCCGCTGCTCCTGTCACAATAGACgtttaaatgtgaatatgaaCTGAAACTGTAGAAGTGCAGCATTAACTAATAGCAGGATAATAGAAGTTGTTGTAAAATGTGTGATATGAAACGCCAAATGTAAAATTAACCAGGAAATGTTCTTTAAAGCTCCATTTTTACACAAACTACATGAATCTATCAGTGTTATACACTTGAGGACTCGATTGAAtaacattttgtgatttttaatgcCAGATTTTTACCCAAGACATTGTAAAAATGAGAACATGAACAAAATTTGCACTAGATTGAATATTTTAGAGATGTTTTTTAAGGAATAGACTTTGTGCACAGCTCATCTGTTCTGTTTATTGAAGCATACACTTTTTATTTGACATAAGCATACATTAAGTAATTATTCTTATATAGCTTAAGTTTTATTGGCATATTAGCAGAATTGCAGATGAACAAACCCTGGTGAAGAAAACCCTGTTGAACACATCAAAGAACACATAGGCTCTCTTAATTCATCATCTGTTATCAAAACTCATGCACACTTTTGACTTTATAGTTTCACACAGCACACGTGAGATTTTCTCTCCTCCATTTGTCATGATATGAACTGTGTTTGGGGTGTAATAGTTTCCACTTTGTGATCTGCTGGGTTGGCTGCTGCTTCATAGTTACAGATTGTGACTTCATGCCTATAAGCCtgaaagaaagataaaaagacACTAGATGAAGGTGACTGCAAAAAACAAATGCTTCTGGATTTCTGTATCTCTTTTTCTCTccgaagcaaaacaaatattaatagaaacaacaacaacagcaaaatatTGTCATAATGTGGTGCATCTTCCACCAGTTATGATAGAAGTGTTTTTGTTGTCAtagcaaaatatgttttattcaaTACTGACCTCGGTGTACTCTCCCCGCAGACCAATGTAATACACACGAGTGGATTCTGACCCAAAGTTTCGAGGGATGTGGATTGATAAGTGCTCCACATTGGAGAATCTCGCAATCCTACATAAAACATTTGAGCATGGTCAACATAGATTTATGTTTTATATCTCAGATTTGACCAACATACAGGATGTACTTTTTAATGTGCTTatgtttaatatttcaaattgCTTACTTGGTTGGATACTCGAGCTCAGCAAGCGGATCCCTGTTTAGTCGAAATGCTTGCTCTGGCTCTCTGCTTGTATCGTCAAATGACATTTGAGGGATGTTCTTGTACCTGCTCAAAAAGTACCCAGCTGCACACTCATTCATGGACATTGTAACTGCATTATTGCTATGTGATGCTGCAGAAGattttatgatttgttttataaaacaaatataattcacAATCAAATTTTAGCAAgagcatagttcacccaaaagttaaGCTCTTCTCCAGGCCAACCAAAATGAAGGTGTGTTTGTTTCTCAGTTTTTGATCCGAGAGCTGAGAGTGAGATCTGATTCTGAGAGTTTTtgatcaaacagctgataaaaaaaaaaaaagaactgtggattattgtgatgattttatcagctgtttggactctcaaactgatggcacccattcactgcagaggatccactgatgagcaaatgatgcaatgctaaatttctccaaatttgtttagattaagaaacaaactcatcgacATCTTGGCTGAgaacttattaattttttttgtgtgaacaattcctttaaagcaaaatatattaaatacattaaatatatcctttataaaattatttgcataaataattttgctacttcattatatatattttttaaatttcaaacaaaatgtacagcaatatacaaaactattttaaatgttttaatatttagccTTTTACACAAACTTTTCTTTAATAGTTTAGCAGTGGCACTGTTATCATTATTAAATCAAACTGCTTGGATACTCAAGTTCAGCAAATCGATTCCTGTTCCCAGTTGTAAAACTTATTCATTCATGTAACTGAATAACAGTTCATATTCCATTGCACCCATATGTGACACtgcaaatctgttttatttttgtattttttatttatttattttttgcagtgagTGCAAACTCACAGTCTGATTTCAGCTGGGTGTGACTCATCATCTTCTCCAGAAATAATGATCCCTTTCAGCTTCACGCTACCTGTAAACCTGCAGGTTTAACCATATGCACCAACTGTATCCATTTCTGTCGGTAAACCACTTAGTATTTAGccaaattatattaaatagaCGAGAATTAAGAACAGAAAAGAAACTGAAATGGATTCTTACGGTATATTGAACAGAAGCTCCTCGTCAGCATCGCTTTcgacaaactgaaaataaaacaggAGACATAACGTTAcattaaaacaaacagaacatCAATCTTACGACCGAGTTTATTTACCagaattttctattaatttttttaaagacttttactTAGAAGAGTtcttataaagtaaaataatcatacatGTATGCAATTAAGTT encodes the following:
- the lypla2 gene encoding acyl-protein thioesterase 2, with product MCGNNMSVPLLSEAVTVPGTEKETAVVIFLHGLGDTGHGWADAMTSIRLPYIKYICPHAPRIPVTLNMKMTMPSWFDLMGLSPGSPEDEAGIKKAAENIKAIIDHEIKNGIPSSRIILGGFSQGGALSLYTALTSQQKLAAVVGLSCWLPLHKTFPQAASGSANKDTPILQCHGEMDPMIPVQFGALTAEKLKNIVSPQKVTFRTYPGLVHSSCPQEMSAVKEFIEKQLPRV
- the pithd1 gene encoding PITH domain-containing protein 1 isoform X2; its protein translation is MSGHGHGHGGGHSHGCCECDHEPAERGVEYELYKRIDIEKLQCLNESRDGDGKLVFKPWDQRTDRTKFVESDADEELLFNIPYKNIPQMSFDDTSREPEQAFRLNRDPLAELEYPTKIARFSNVEHLSIHIPRNFGSESTRVYYIGLRGEYTEAYRHEVTICNYEAAANPADHKVETITPQTQFIS
- the pithd1 gene encoding PITH domain-containing protein 1 isoform X1, giving the protein MSGHGHGHGGGHSHGCCECDHEPAERGVEYELYKRIDIEKLQCLNESRDGDGKLVFKPWDQRTDRTKFVESDADEELLFNIPFTGSVKLKGIIISGEDDESHPAEIRLYKNIPQMSFDDTSREPEQAFRLNRDPLAELEYPTKIARFSNVEHLSIHIPRNFGSESTRVYYIGLRGEYTEAYRHEVTICNYEAAANPADHKVETITPQTQFIS